AGGACGGCCGGTGCACAGCCTACGAAGAGCGTCCGCTCGTCTGTCGTGGCTATCCGTGGTACGGCCAGCCGCCTCGTCTGATGACGTTGGCCGACGCCGATTGCAGCTACGCCGTTGATCAGGTCTTGGAGATCGTGATTCGCCGCCCGGAGCTCTGAGCGGCCCTACGCCTTCTGCGAACGCAATTTCTCGATCGCCTGTTCCACTTCGCCGGGCTCCGGGAAGCGGCCGAGATCGTGCTTCGAAAACACCAGCTTGCCATCGACCTCGACGTCAAACACCCCGCCCTTGCCGCGGATGAGTTCCGCCTCCACCCCGAATCGCTCTTTCAATGACGCGGCCAAACTGGTCGCGCGCGGCAAGTAGTTTCAAGGCACACACCACGTGATCGACACCTGCATCGTTGGCTCCCCTTACCCACCAGTACTATATGAAGGTCAGGCGCTCCCGACAAGCAGGCACGCCTTCACCTCGAAAACCGCCGTCACGCTCGAGGCACCAGCTCGCCCTTCCCGACTTCCGTCGACCGGTAAGGCATAATGACCCACAGCACGACGT
This genomic interval from Candidatus Binatia bacterium contains the following:
- a CDS encoding SelT/SelW/SelH family (seleno)protein, with amino-acid sequence MQVSITWCVPUNYLPRATSLAASLKERFGVEAELIRGKGGVFDVEVDGKLVFSKHDLGRFPEPGEVEQAIEKLRSQKA